The Chloroflexaceae bacterium genome has a segment encoding these proteins:
- a CDS encoding DUF5132 domain-containing protein: MNNSLSFLTGLAVGVGLTFAARDLAPALAPHARTLTKRGLKLAVLGFERGREALALTAESLSDLLAEVQAELQAERAMPRPAPANNGGDLLAELLADEQPADVTPEA, from the coding sequence GTGAACAACTCGCTCAGTTTTCTAACCGGGCTGGCCGTCGGAGTCGGGCTGACGTTCGCCGCCCGTGATCTCGCGCCGGCCCTGGCGCCCCATGCCCGCACGTTGACCAAGCGCGGGCTGAAACTGGCCGTGCTGGGCTTCGAGCGGGGTCGTGAGGCCCTGGCGCTCACCGCCGAGTCGCTCAGCGATCTGCTTGCCGAGGTCCAGGCCGAGTTGCAGGCGGAACGGGCTATGCCCCGGCCGGCGCCAGCAAACAACGGCGGCGACCTGCTGGCCGAACTGCTCGCCGATGAGCAGCCGGCCGATGTGACGCCCGAAGCCTAG